In Sulfurisphaera javensis, a single genomic region encodes these proteins:
- a CDS encoding nicotinamide-nucleotide adenylyltransferase: protein MRALFPGRFQPFHLGHLAVIEWLLTKYDEIIVVIGSGKDSHSIYNPFTAGERMVMIRNGLKEYNMDFKRVIFFPILESFTGGLWIRIIEQYSPKFDVIVSGNPLVVTNAKEAGYIVDLPPMFNRDLYNATKIRKLMIENDNKWSELVPKSVYEFIKEIKGDERLRDVAKSDY from the coding sequence ATGAGGGCATTATTTCCAGGGAGATTTCAACCATTTCATTTAGGTCATTTAGCGGTAATAGAATGGTTACTTACAAAGTATGATGAAATAATAGTAGTCATAGGAAGTGGAAAAGATAGTCACTCAATTTATAACCCGTTTACTGCTGGAGAAAGAATGGTTATGATTAGAAATGGGCTAAAGGAATATAATATGGATTTCAAAAGAGTTATATTCTTTCCCATATTAGAATCCTTCACTGGTGGTTTATGGATTAGAATAATAGAACAATATTCACCTAAGTTTGACGTAATTGTTAGCGGGAATCCCTTAGTCGTAACTAATGCTAAAGAAGCTGGATATATAGTAGATTTACCCCCAATGTTTAATAGGGATCTTTATAATGCAACAAAAATAAGGAAATTAATGATAGAAAATGATAATAAGTGGAGTGAGTTAGTTCCAAAGAGCGTTTATGAATTTATAAAGGAAATAAAAGGAGATGAAAGATTAAGAGATGTAGCTAAGAGTGATTACTGA
- a CDS encoding PaREP1 family protein, with the protein MKLPPTLINELMKMNIDEADITEIILSTFNVNEALKPKIYSELSKITLERSCEFLKQGNYDEAIDKLCKSVELIVRSIALSKGIKEAVESEANGRWTPTITEKVAEKIGLKQYLTIVYSFYEKQPKKEELEKSIETIKRIIINNNDN; encoded by the coding sequence GTGAAGCTACCGCCAACACTCATTAATGAGCTAATGAAGATGAATATCGATGAGGCTGATATTACTGAAATTATTTTAAGTACTTTTAACGTTAATGAAGCTTTGAAACCAAAGATCTATTCTGAATTAAGCAAAATAACACTGGAAAGATCTTGTGAATTTCTAAAACAAGGAAATTACGATGAGGCTATTGATAAGTTGTGTAAATCCGTTGAACTCATAGTGAGATCTATAGCATTGTCAAAAGGTATAAAAGAGGCTGTAGAAAGCGAAGCAAACGGGAGATGGACTCCAACCATAACAGAAAAAGTTGCTGAAAAAATTGGTTTAAAACAATACTTAACAATAGTCTATTCCTTCTACGAGAAGCAACCTAAAAAAGAAGAATTAGAAAAGAGCATTGAAACGATCAAAAGAATTATTATAAACAATAATGATAATTAG
- a CDS encoding FAD-binding oxidoreductase has protein sequence MLEGVEFTEGTEREDFVGFKVRPKIIVYPKDENDVVKVVNYARETKTPIVVWGAGTSLSGHLMCEGCILLDVSKYMNKILEINDIDWYARVQPGVNLEFLNKKLMEKGFFFPPDPASFFLCTVGGATANSSGGMRGVKYGTFRDWILALKVVLPNGKIVKVGEPLRKNRGGYDLVHLFVGSEGTLGIITEIWLRITPLPKRKVYTILAYMNSLEDTAETIVELRRKRILPEISEYMDVDVIKALNKHLNANLKESEGGAFIISIEDDYLTEIKEILKGREFIITEEEEAERIYSIRAQAAIALRAESKYMFVEDIVVPVSKLIEAIRKLKEIERKYRIRMPVIAHIGDGNLHPNIMLDDISLAEKIFEEVARIAIELGGSISGEHGIGFQKAKLLAEQIVSHNGEEVLRIMKGIKDLIDPYGIMNPNKYVELAYNTWEKK, from the coding sequence GTGTTAGAAGGAGTTGAATTTACAGAGGGGACAGAAAGAGAGGATTTTGTAGGGTTTAAGGTTAGACCGAAGATAATAGTTTATCCTAAAGATGAGAATGATGTAGTAAAAGTAGTAAATTATGCTAGAGAAACTAAAACGCCAATAGTGGTTTGGGGTGCTGGCACAAGTCTTTCTGGACATTTGATGTGTGAAGGATGTATTTTACTTGACGTCAGCAAATATATGAACAAAATCCTAGAAATTAACGATATTGATTGGTATGCAAGAGTTCAACCAGGTGTAAACCTAGAATTTTTAAACAAGAAATTAATGGAAAAAGGTTTCTTCTTTCCTCCCGATCCTGCTAGTTTCTTTCTTTGCACAGTAGGAGGAGCTACAGCTAATTCCTCTGGAGGAATGAGAGGAGTTAAATATGGGACTTTTAGAGATTGGATTCTGGCACTTAAGGTTGTACTTCCAAATGGTAAGATTGTAAAGGTAGGAGAACCTTTACGAAAGAATCGTGGTGGTTATGATTTAGTACATTTATTTGTAGGAAGTGAAGGAACACTTGGAATAATAACTGAAATTTGGTTAAGAATAACTCCCTTACCAAAAAGGAAAGTGTATACAATATTAGCCTACATGAACAGTTTAGAAGATACAGCAGAAACTATAGTCGAATTAAGGAGAAAAAGGATATTACCAGAAATCTCTGAGTATATGGACGTTGATGTGATTAAGGCCCTAAATAAGCATTTAAACGCTAATTTGAAAGAATCGGAAGGAGGGGCATTTATTATTTCTATCGAGGATGATTACTTAACTGAAATAAAGGAAATACTAAAAGGAAGAGAATTTATAATAACTGAAGAAGAAGAGGCTGAAAGAATTTATTCGATTAGGGCTCAAGCAGCTATTGCGTTAAGGGCGGAAAGTAAGTATATGTTTGTTGAGGACATTGTTGTTCCAGTCTCAAAGCTTATTGAAGCAATTAGAAAACTCAAGGAAATTGAAAGAAAATATCGAATTAGAATGCCAGTTATTGCTCATATAGGTGACGGAAATCTTCACCCTAACATTATGCTTGATGATATAAGCTTAGCTGAAAAAATATTTGAGGAAGTTGCTAGGATAGCAATTGAGCTTGGTGGATCAATTTCTGGTGAACACGGAATTGGATTTCAAAAAGCTAAATTACTTGCAGAGCAAATAGTATCTCACAATGGAGAAGAAGTGTTAAGGATAATGAAAGGAATTAAAGATTTAATAGACCCTTACGGAATTATGAACCCTAATAAGTATGTGGAATTAGCTTATAATACGTGGGAAAAGAAATGA